A region of the Numenius arquata chromosome 2, bNumArq3.hap1.1, whole genome shotgun sequence genome:
atccttctcaaGGACATTAAGACACCCTTTATTATAAAAATTCTACTTCGCAAGGAAGATTAACTAATAAGAGATTTTCAAACAGCTGCAATCCAAAAAAATCATACAATAAAAGGGAAAACTATGCAAAATAAGGCTTCTAGTCAGCATGAGAAATAGGCATATGAATCTTCCTTATTACCTTTATAGCTAGTTACAAAACAGCAGGTTCCATCCACCTTTTCAGTAGGAATTGCATTGTATATATCTGCCTCTAATGCCTTTCCAGTTATAGTCTCAGTTGCCAAAACTTCAAATGGCTGAAAAAAAGACAGGCATTTTAAAACCTCATCACAGCTATGTTACTGCCTTGTTCTCAGATGGATTCTTGCTTCTTATAGCTGGACTCTGTAAACATTATACTGATGATTTCTAATACTATCTAAATACACCGTTGCTTCTTCAAGACATGAAAGCTCGAAAACACTCTGAGACAAAAGAACAAAGGCAATGTATTTGCAAACTCTCTCTTCCTTTACCATTCTCGATTAGTATTTAGAGATGCTTTTCCACTTTACATAGTGCATATCAATTCGAAGGGTTCCAGTCCAAGCTGCAACATTTTGAGATGTGCCTTTATGTATTACAACGGCAATAAAAATTTATTATCATTAGCTGCTCCAAGTTTGCAGATTGGAGCAGAAAGTCAACAGCACCATGTCAGTGCAATATACAGACCAGTGGAATGcaaggtggcaaaagcatccTGGTGTTAAATACTCAGTATCATTGCTGTCTACTAAACgcttttctgcttaaaaagagcaaagaaataagTGATCTGGGGTTTGAAACAAATATCCTGTCACAACTACTCTAAACTTCTAGGAGGACAATTGTTCAACTGAGAGTTAGGCAATTAAGCTAATGGCATTCTGGCACTCATTTCAGCTCTTCCATCCAGAAGCCAAACACCAATGGGAGAAAGTCACCCAGGTGGATTCAAGTTCACCATGCAGCCGACAGGCAGCAGGAGGTACTGCTACTAAAATCGGGGAACACAAGTTGGAGGTCTACAACTAGACAGGGAAATGCCACCCCAACCTGCCCCAACACTGCCTTCTCGGGAAGAAATAACTCAGATTGGGCTCCATTACTTTCACCTTTGTCCGTACTCCACATCTCACAGCCTCAAATCAATTCTTCTGTCATATGCCTGATAGACCTTTCAtcacaaaaaggaggaaaaacaaagaaaagatagaagcttttccccccctccccccaaggcTCACAGACCAGGACGGTTTTACACAAGATCCCCGTGCGGTCCCGTTGGAGTGGCCTCCTTCCTTGCCATGGCTGTTCCCGACACTTTGAAAAACTAAACCCAACAGCAGGATGAACACCTGGATGCACTTGCCAGGAAAAGAGCAGGAGAGAGCTGAAACGGCACCTAAACGACCTTTCTTTCCCCCACTGAAGGGGGGAACCCTATGCAAACCTGTCCCCTGCATGGCGCTCAAGGTCCCAGGCGAAAACTCTCGCTACTGGACTGTCCCCCTCAGCGCAGCGGGGCTGACGcggtccctgctgctgcctctctccGCGGCTCCCACCCGCCGTGCGGCGCCGCTACCCGCGGCCCAGCGACTCCTGCTGGGCCCGGGACAGGCCCGGCACTGCACCCGGTACCGGACTCGGCCCCGGCTGCCTCCCGCCCGGCTCCGTCCCGCCACGGCCACCTGGCGCTCCCGCTTGGCCGACGGCTCCTCCTTCACTTCGGTCACGAACAGACACGGCACCTTCCGCTGCACCGCGCACCGCCGCCTCATGGCCCCGgccgcccgcgcccgccgccggcccagCGCTGAGCCCGACCTGCGCCTGCGCCACCCCGGCCGCCCGCGCTGCGCCCCGGGAAATGGAGTCCGCCGCTGCGCGCCCGCGCGCTCGTccgtccgcccgcccgcccgccaggAGCCCCGCAGCGCCCCTGTGCGCCCCTATGCGCCGGGGACGGCGAGGCGGGCCGCGGCCATctccctccagcagccctcaGCGAGGCCGTGGCTCCGCCGCCCAACCCGGCCGCCCAGCTCCTCTTTTGGCAGTGGCGGCTCCCGCCGTGGCAGGGCCGCCCCGCCCCACCTCTGCTCGGCCCTGGGCTGAGGCGGCCGCCCGGTGCCGCGCGGTGGCGGCGGCCGTTAGTTAGCGGTGCAGCTGCCCGGCGCTGGCAGCCATTCCGCAGGGCGTTTTCTGCTGTCCGGGAGGCCACACGCCCGGGCCTGGGACATGGATGACTGTCCCCAGGGCGTGGGGACCGCTCTGTGCCTGATTTTGCCTCCCTCGGGAAGCTGCCTGCGGTTGGTTCCCCAGgccctctgccccagcccgggGCCTTGGAGTCTGCGCTGGGCTGAGCCCGGCTGGGGCCAGGTGCCCACCAGAGCCACCCAGTCACTGCCCTGCtcgctgggcaggggagagaaaatgcaaTGAAAGGCTCGTGGGTGGAGATAAGGACAGGGGGAGATCACGCACCCATTGCTGTCGCGGGCAAAATAGTCTCCACGTGGGGAAAtcaatttattaccaatcaaatcagaggaggGTAATCAGAAATAAAGAATTCAGTCACCACCTTCCCACTCTTCTCTTGTTGGTGTTGCTcagcagttttttcccccttcttaaatatggtATCACAGTGGTGCTACCACAGTTGCTGAcaggctcagccttggccagcagtgggtccatcttcgagccggctggcattggctctgttggacatgggggaagcttctagcaggtTCTTACAGAAGCCAGCACTGTAGCTCCCAACTACCAAAGCCTCGTCACGCAAACCAAATACAGACTGAATTCTTCCTGACCATACCTCCTTCTGTGCCTCCTTCATGCACAGCTACGCAGCTACAAAGAGCCCCTGTTGGCACAGCTCCTGGCAGTGTTAGCGCTTTCGTCCTATGGCTGTCCCTGCCCACTGTCTGTTCATTGTTCATGGGCCTCATCTGCTTCCTGAATTTTCCTTCCCCAGTGTGCTCCAGAGAGTTGTAGTGCTTACGGAACTGTGGGAGCCTTTCCACATTAGTCCTCTGTTCACAGTTCTCGCCTGTACTCACCAACTTGATCCTGGTGAGCAACTTCATTGTGTACTGAGGTGAAGCTATTCCTCTAGAAATCACTTTGTTCCAGTGACAAAGTCCCAGTGGTCAGGCATGCagcattttcctttgcagttaGTCTTCGGGCCATCCCCTCATACTTGAGTTACAAACAAGCTGAAAGGCTCCTAGAGAGACTAGAAGACTTCCAATCGTTCCAATGTCTTTGTACTTCTTCTCCAGCTCGGGTGTAGCCAGCGCTGAGCCAGCCTTGTACTATGtatgcctgtggtgtctctggcaCCTGCTTCTCACATCCACATCTGTCACCCTTCCCACTGGCGGACCAATGGCACAAAGTCCACCTGTGCTCTGGTGATTAGTCTGTCTAGTCCAGCggtggtgtttttttgggttttttcaccaaGGAACTACCAGTCTCGTGCACCTTTCATGCAGCTATGAACCACTGACACCCGCTTCTCATAGCCACATCTGTCAAGATTCCTACTATTCCCCCCCTAGATGTTTTTTGTTTAGAGTCAGCCTATGACCTGAATGAGAAGAGATGTGTTCATTAAGGACACAATGTGCTGAATTGTGGATCTCACGTATTATCTCTCCTCGCTCCAGCTGCTCTTAcccagcagttttttccccttcttaaatttGTTACCACAGAGGTGCTATAACCATCACTGCTGGACTTAGCCTTTGCCAGTGTGGGTCCGTCTATGCTCAGCAAGTTTCTCCATCCAAAGACAGAGGCACAGTAAGGNNNNNNNNNNNNNNNNNNNNNNNNNNNNNNNNNNNNNNNNNNNNNNNNNNNNNNNNNNNNNNNNNNNNNNNNNNNNNNNNNNNNNNNNNNNNNNNNNNNNNNNNNNNNNNNNNNNNNNNNNNNNNNNNNNNNNNNNNNNNNNNNNNNNNNNNNNNNNNNNNNNNNNNNNNNNNNNNNNNNNNNNNNNNNNNNNNNNNNNNAACACACTGGGCACAAGGGTCTTGGTGAAGAAATAGTCAAAGAATAAGGTTTGTCTTTGTAGTACCAAAGATTTGTTTCCAAGACCACAGTTCCTGCGGCAAAAAGTTGGGTATTATTTATACCCCACCAAATGGGTTTGTTgcattttactttaaagaaaCTGCAGAATGGGAGACTCTGAAAAGCTCTGGTTTTCCATTCTTTCCTCTGAAGCAATGGAGATAAAGGAAGATGTTTAATTGACACAGGTCCCATGGCACCATCATGCTGATGTCACGAGCTGGAGGAGCAGTTGGCAACTGTGAAAATGCAACATTCCATACCGGCTATCAACTGCCTTCCTTGGTTCAACAACCCTGGAGAAGGTACCACCTCCTCCGTTCCCGTGTATTTCACTGTCAGTTGGAGTATTGCttcaaaacagaagcagaggTAAGGTTCTGAAGAtccagttttgaaagaaaactacTGTGTTCAGGTTAAGATTATGATTTGCCCGAATGTGTATAGCTTTAACGTTTTCACGTATATTCTGCCAGTATTAAGAGActggaggagaagcagaagagcTGGAAATGGCCGCAGCTGAGAATGActgcaatttccatttttattcccCCTATGCACAGGTAAATGCTGTAGATTTTAAAGTGGtttgtatcttttattttcttgatataTCCGTGTTGAAAGGGAGGTTTGTTATGTGAAATTAGAAGGTGACATGTCACTGTCTGGGTCACAGCCACAACTGTAGATGAAAATACTTGATTTTCAGAAGTGGTGATCGTCTAAACTGTGGACAACTTCTCCTGTGAACTGGGCTCCCATACTCAAGGAACACATACATTAGAAATTGCGCATAAAGATGACTCATCACTTTCTTATTCAGTCAACATTATGTTGATTCTGACTAAATAGGCCAAGTTTATAATTTCTCACAGCAACTATCTGAATTTCTGCAAAATCAGTTATTTAAACCAAagtcatagaatcaaagaatcattcaggttggaaaagacccttcagatcatcgagtccaaccatcaactctaCTCTACAAAATTCTCCCTTAAAGTCCTTTAAAACGGGTTTGTCTTTGAAGAAGTATTTATATTCCAGCTGGTGAAAAGCCCACACCAGGGCTGGGAGTAGGGCTCTTTGTTATTGCATCCATTCCAGCATCGGGGATTTTATCTGACAAGTCTATACAAAGATTACAAGTTCCCAGATTTctagtttttttgggttttgtcagGAATCTCTCTGGGTTTTGTTCCTCACTCCTTATTTTCCCACAGACCCATGTCCTTTAATAGTAAGAGAGTACTACTGTAAGATTTGCACTTATAAAGCAGACTTCTTTTGAGATTGACCTGATTATCCCATTGTGCAGGAAAGGAAACTCAGCCACAGGTCAATTAAGTGactactacattttttttcttcccagcatctCACAAAAAGTCTGCAGTACAGTAAGTAGACTGCTTTACTTCTGTTCTTATCTGGGAACAGTTTTGCACTGCAAAAGTTCCATTGACCTAACTCAAGACAACTTTAGAGGTATCTGGAGCTTAAGAGAACTTTAAATGTTCTAAAATATCAGAAGGTGGTCTCACAAAATCTTAGTCATATGTTCACAGCAGTACACCATGTACTAATCCATTTACTCCCATTTTTGTTGTTATATTTACCATATctgaaaatatctgttttctccTGCAGCAAAAGTACAGGAGCATCTCCTGTTTCTGGGAAACACAACCCTCAGGCTGTGTGAGGATCAGTTGTGCCTTCCATCATACGAAACCACGTACTATAAATGGACTTTTTTTGCCACCTAGTAACAgtgagtaaaaatattttctgaacaaTTTGTTCATTAGAGTAAGTAAACCCATGAAGATGTCCTTCCAGTGCTTACAGGAATCatttaagagaaatgaaaagcagtgtGTATGGTGGGGGAGGAGGTTGGTAGGGCCACTAGTAGCAACATCTGCTTGATAGAGCACAACATGTTACATGGATGAGACCCCCCCTTGTATAGATAACATCGGATTGCAGTGCTGTGTGTGCTGGTGTATTTCCAGTTCACTGTTTTGAATAACTTTGTCAGGCTTGAACACTGAATGCAGGCTGTTGAAGGACAATTAATAGAGTGTAAGGCAGTACATTATCTGAAAATCAgattatttatggaaaaaaacaccATTACAAGATGGGATATTTTTCCTTAGTCCTTTGTAAGACAAGTTCTTGCCTACCAAGAGTCATGGTGGGCAGCTGGAACCTGGAACAGTATAAGATCCCAGGGCAGGGAACCAAGACGGATGTCAGAAATCAGATGGAAGCAGGAGTGAGAGCAAGTCAGCCTGACTTGTCACAGGTGCATGAACAAGTGGACTAAAATATAGTTGTTCATGGGTGttaactccagagctggagacaggtGTTATAAGAGAAGTCCGGAAAGACCTCTAGTCAGAAGCAAACACCTCGTGGTTCTGAAATTCCCCCAGGAAAAGGTGGCCTGTCATGTCTGGGCATGTTGAGAGTAAGTAACCACATAGGACCAACCCAGTAGCTTGAGTGCTCTTTCTGTGAGTGCCCACACTGCTTTTAATACAGTTCCCACATCCACAGCACTGGCCCCTGGCAGCTAGTGCTGTCATAAACACCGCATAGGCAAGCTGTTGGGTGTGATGTGAGTCAGAGAGTATGCCCAAGAGGCACTATGGAAAACAGTGTCCTGTATAAGACCAACGTCCAACAATCTGAATGAGAAAATGGAcccatccctttttctttttttctgcaacaggTATAAATTCAAAGTCTTTGTGCTCCACAATAACATTGCAAAcattaaaactgcatttattcGTTTTATCACTTAGAAATCTTGTGAAACTAATTTAAGTTTGATTACTTACTTAAGTTTGGCGTACACTACCCAGTGCTAATAATACACTATTCTGGACACTGAAAAAGCCTCTATCAAGTGAAAGTGTGTATCTTACTTTCTCTTACATGAGCTACAAGAAGTCTGATCTGCAGGAGTTTTATTAAAATGGGTTTAATATGATGCACATGCTACTTATATGCAAGCAAGAGATGTACAAGAATAACAACAACTGGAATGAAGGAAAATGCCCACACTTCATCTTATTTCTTTAAAGCTGGAAAACATACCCAGattcaatatttttaatataaggcATGGAATCCTGGTTCTATCTGTAGCTGCAGATTGGTCAGCTGGAACAATACAAATAGAGTCAcagttttttatcatttttcttttcagcctgcTGCATTTCCTGGCCCTCAGAAAGTGCTATCCCATTACTGAAATAGTTTTGCTGCAAACATTATGGGTAGAAGTTAATTCCTAAGGAAAAGGATctgttttcctgattttcttcttATTAAGTGTATATTATTTCTATGAACTTCATATTCTTTCTCAAAATCTACATTTAGTAGATTTTACTTAGTTAAGGGATATGTGATTCAGAAACTAATAGAAAAAATTGTCTACAAGCTAAAAGTGGATATTCCTCTGCTTAGCATTGCTAAGTTCTTCAGAATTGATGAGTGTGCTGAGCCATGAGGAGTGATACAGGCCTGTCTATTACTCAGCATgtctaaaatattttcacaggTGGGGTCCTAGACTCATTTACTCACTTCAGCCCAGGTATTACTAATCACACATATCCCTATGTTGAAAAATCTTAAAAGGAATGGGAAGAAAGAAGTTTGCCATCTCAAATTAATCTATCCACCAGCTCAAGAGATATCTAGCCATTTTTAAATAGCATGGAATGATCAAAATGTTCCTCTTTTCAAAAGGCTTTATTCAGCAGTGCCTCATCTGTCCATTCAGAGGAGCTAGTACCCATGTTTGTTCATACTTTCTGTAGCTGGAAGATGCTCTTTTGCCAAATGCCCCGGAAGATTTTTCCTAAAAGGTTTGATCTGCCTATTTCATGATTCCTTCAATGTGATCATGGTTTCTGAACTATACTTGCTGGTCTGAACCTGGATTTGATATTCTGGTTCCCtcctaataaaataaatagaatattcTTTTCTGCAGATGCCCCATTGCAACAGGGTGTCCAAGAAGAGATTCTGCAGCCAACCCATTGTCAAGAATCACTCAGAAATCAAGAGAATGTTTTAAGACCAATTCACCCTCCACTGATTATAAACCTtgatgatgaagaggatgatgaagaggaagagaactgtaaacagtttttttctttcttttacaaggAAGTTGAATGGTTTAGTTTCTACTCTTGCAGAGTACTTCACAACAGATTTATTATAATGATGATTAAATTTTTAGAAAGGAGTTTTGGCAATTTTTTGAAATAGTTTCCAGCTAATCCCCAGAATAATAACACCAGAATAATGGTGGTATAATTCATATACCTTTTTTTACTAAGGAGAGTTTAAAATGTGATCCACAATTCAGATTATGTGATCCACAATTCAGATGGCCATCAAATACTCTTCAAAATTTCTCAAAATTTAGGGACCAAATTGCAAGTTTAAAAGGTACTTCTTTTCTAGGAAACAAACTTCTGAACAGGGGCTGTACACACACAGGTGGAAGGTGAAGTCACAGGTTTGTTTACAAAAGATAGTTGTGTGACTTCAACTTAAATAATTTGTTCAACTGATTTCCTAAACTCTGTGGGCAGCCTCATTTTCTTACAGAAGTTATCCTTCGATCTAGAGGAGAGAATCCATACAAAACTCCTCACTAGTTTAACTGAATGTCtatgtgtatgtattttatttatttattcctttatttttcaaatgtaattaaaCCATTGACTTAGAGATGAGAGTTTCCTGAGGAAGGAATGAATTGAACACTCCCAGAGAGTGAAAGTGAGAGAACGACCTATTCCCATGCGTGCACTCTGCAAATCACTGTGCTGGTTCTCAGGCAGGTCAAAGAtgcttttcacttttcctctACCCTTCAGCTTAACTGGCAGGTTGGGCTGTTAGTGCTTCATAACTAGGTTTCAGTCTAAGTAAGCCACATTAAtttaaacaatataaaaagtAGGGCTTTGCTAACCTTAGTAGCCTTAACTGAGACAGGTAAGAAGCACTCACTTCACCAGCTCCACTGGCAGACATTGCAGGGTAGTAACTTTGGGCAGAGGCTTTGTGACAAGCAGTCCCTGGTGACCTGTTCAATGAGAAGATTTCCTTTTGGGTCTAAATTAaggattattttgaaaatgagtGCTGAAGAtgtttttgaataattttaaataaacaaacattagATTCTTAATATGTGTTGTAACTGCAATTCCATTGCACCTGAAAAAGCCTAATATGAAGGaatcatttttctgttcagaAGCAGAGGTTGCAGTCAGAAAAAGATAACCTGAGACCAAAATGAAATTCATTATGGTATTTGATTATTAAGAGTTGTTGAAGGTCTTTGTATAGATACCcagtaatcttttaaaaatatttcctacagATGTTTCTACTTGGGTGCCTAAGTCTGCTGCAGATGTTGAAGAGGAAAGAGCAATAAAGGAAATATGCTATAAATCTGGTAAATATTTAATCTGTCGCTTTTTCCTAAACAGCAATGCTGCCAATATAGTaaacttttttctcccctctcggAATTTTGTTTAGGAGAGTATTACAGGATTCAGTACCCTCATGAACACCAGTCAACAAAAACTGTGTCTTCACCTCAGAAAAATGAGGTGGTACCTTTGGTAGCCACCGAGCAAGACTTGCAGAAAGGCAAGTACTTTTCATCTTCTTGGACAACGTTTTCCAGTTTTTAAGTTATTGTTAGAGGGAGAAACTATTACATAGTTTGcccctcctccctgcttttttATTTAGTGGCAGTTAAAGACGGCATATTACAGAGAGcatgaaaatacttcattttcccccacatatatttatatataaatatggtGTCACACCTGGGGTCACTGCCTGTATTGACTGTAGATGGGAAAGGTAGAAATTGGCTATTAACCCAATGTGTAATTTCCTGAGATACACAACATAggtgtttcatttaatttttcttcctgtgctaaTGAAAAAAATGGGAATGAAAAAATTGTCTGCATGTCATGCTTTTTTGACTGACCACTTCTGCCAGCCTAAATTGTTCAATAGAATTGggcaaaattatttcttgttatttctacatttaaaatttttgctattaaaatagcTTTGTTAAGCTATGTCTGGCAAAGTATTAGTCTTAGAGGTATTCAGACTACAGATGTAGGAATCAGTAACAAATATATGAATAtagcttttaatatatttatttatttatcattagATACAttgagagaaaagcagagaggtTTCCCCaagcattttttcatttgagtTCTCTGATGCTTTAGGTACTATGATGACATGCATCTTATGCATCTTTCCTCTCTTAttaaaggctgagagacctgggtctgtttagcctggagaagagaagactgacgggggatctcatcaatgcttataaatatctaaagggcaggtgtaaAGAGGGTGGGGCCAGACTCTTAGTGGCAtcccgtgacaggacaagggggaatgagCACAAGCTGGGACACGGGAAATTTcatctcaacataaggaaaaacttctttactttgagggtgacagagcactggaacaggtttcccagagagcttgtgcagtctgcttctctggagatagtcaaaacctgcctggatgcgttcctgtcaagcctgctctaggtgaacctgctttggcagaggggctggactagatgatctctgaaggtcccttccaaaacctaccattttgtgattctgttatCTTGAAAATACCATAAATTTGATGGGATAAAATTCATAAATATCACTCATGGAAAGTGAGAACTTTAAAGAACGAGCAGGTATTTTGTAGCTGGTTCTTTACTTTGAAGCCATAGTCTTCTATAACCTGTATATTATGGTATTTTCTTAGAGATCATGAGGCAGGATCCAAATAACCAACAAAGGAGAAAGAATATAAAATGAGAGGTTAGTGGAAATTGTCTGAAACTAATCACTAGCTTATAGAGATGGGAGGAAAAGAATGGCAGTGCCGTTCCCTGTGCTTACATGCAAGCAGCTATAAAACATTCTTTCTGTCAccttgagggaggtgattctgctcctcttctcCATTCTCGTGAagccccacctggaatactgcatccggCTCTgaagcccccaacataagaaggacatggaccagttGGAGGATGTCCAGAGGAGACGACCTGTCctatgacaggctgagagagttggggtttttcaacctggagaagagaaggctccagggagaccttatagcagccttccagtacctgaagggggcctacaggaaagatgagaatttatgagggagtgtactgataggacaaggggtaacagttttaaactgaaagaggggagatttagattagatatcaggaagaaattcttcgctatgagggtagtgaggcactagaacaggtttcccagagaagttgtggatgccccacaacaagtgttcaaggccaggctggatggggctttgagcaacctggttagtgggaggtgtcccagcccattgcagaggggttggtactagataatctttaaggtcccgtcca
Encoded here:
- the C2H12orf50 gene encoding uncharacterized protein C12orf50 homolog, whose translation is MAQSPPVLCIKRLEEKQKSWKWPQLRMTAISIFIPPMHSTPCTNPFTPIFVVIFTISENICFLLQQKYRSISCFWETQPSGCVRISCAFHHTKPRTINGLFLPPSNNAPLQQGVQEEILQPTHCQESLRNQENVLRPIHPPLIINLDDEEDDEEEENYVSTWVPKSAADVEEERAIKEICYKSGEYYRIQYPHEHQSTKTVSSPQKNEVVPLVATEQDLQKGDGNRIPTKINNTKREKGSSGSRVPSESIPRTDCRSVENGGKYTLASASQC